In a single window of the Vitis vinifera cultivar Pinot Noir 40024 chromosome 6, ASM3070453v1 genome:
- the LOC100243219 gene encoding rho GTPase-activating protein 5 — protein sequence MTEVLHLPSSPRSSALSNDGFFQAQTAGSGGLGVEGDSRVTGAEGQRVKDREQLSLLALLVTLFRKSLVVCKTDREELCAMEIGWPTNVRHVAHVTFDRFNGFLGLPVEFEPEVPRRAPSASANVFGVSTESMQLSFDSRGNSVPTILLLMQRRLYLQGGLQAEGIFRINAENSQEEYVREQLNRGVVPEGIDLHCLAGLIKAWFRELPTGVLDSLSPEQVMQCQAEEECAELVRLLPPTEAALLDWAINLMADVVQEEHLNKMNARNIAMVFAPNMTQMADPLTALMYAVQVMNFLKTLIIKTLREREDSMVEPAPTSSLEPFDENGHQSPSQPTWLENTAQDNEETEQAFIMEEPVLESPPYCTQNKHVEDREAHGFLTSLEKSLPNMDGSFETLTQVETFVAETEVYAVDSPKTGVQANPLKSKSGQSSNSNIKKGPKTINRQPSSVCEPGPLEKTKGISNLSRINSRTERIEAWR from the exons ATGACTGAGGTCCTCCATTTGCCTTCATCTCCAAGGTCCTCCGCCTTATCCAATGATGGTTTTTTCCAGGCTCAGACTGCTGGTTCTGGTGGTCTAGGTGTGGAGGGGGATTCAAGGGTCACCGGCGCTGAGGGACAGAGGGTGAAGGATAGGGAACAGTTGTCTCTGTTGGCGCTGCTTGTAACGCTGTTCAGGAAGTCTTTGGTTGTTTGCAAGACGGACAGGGAGGAGCTTTGCGCCATGGAGATCGGGTGGCCGACTAATGTGCGCCATGTTGCGCATGTTACCTTCGATCGGTTCAATGGTTTCCTGGGCTTGCCTGTTGAGTTCGAACCTGAAGTTCCCAGGAGGGCTCCGAGTGCCAG TGCAAATGTTTTTGGAGTTTCAACGGAATCCATGCAGTTGTCATTTGACTCCAGAGGAAACAGTGTGCCAACAATACTCCTACTGATGCAAAGACGCTTGTATCTTCAAGGAGGCTTGCAG GCAGAAGGGATTTTTAGAATTAATGCAGAAAACAGCCAGGAGGAGTATGTGAGAGAGCAATTAAATAGGGGAGTGGTACCAGAAGGAATAGATTTACATTGTCTAGCAGGTCTTATTAAG GCTTGGTTTAGAGAACTCCCAACTGGGGTTTTGGACTCTCTGTCACCTGAGCAGGTAATGCAATGCCAAGCAGAAGAGGAATGTGCAGAGCTCGTGAGGCTTCTGCCTCCTACGGAAGCTGCTCTACTGGATTGGGCCATCAACCTCATGGCAGATGTCGTCCAGGAGGAGCATCTAAACAAAATGAATGCACGCAACATTGCAATGGTCTTTGCACCAAACATGACTCAG ATGGCAGATCCTCTGACTGCATTGATGTATGCTGTCCAAGTCATGAATTTCCTCAAGACACTTATCATAAAGACACTACGAGAAAGAGAAGATTCAATGGTAGAGCCGGCTCCTACTTCCAGCCTTGAGCCATTTGATGAGAATGGACACCAGAGCCCTTCTCAGCCCACCTGGCTAGAAAATACTGCACAAGACAATGAAGAGACAGAGCAAGCCTTCATCATGGAAGAACCTGTTTTAGAAAGCCCCCCTTACTGTACTCAGAACAAGCACGTGGAGGATAGAGAAGCACATGGTTTTTTAACTTCTCTTGAGAAGTCGCTCCCTAACATGGATGGATCTTTTGAGACTCTAACTCAAGTTGAAACATTCGTCGCTGAAACAGAAGTTTATGCGGTTGATAGTCCAAAAACTGGGGTTCAAGCAAACCCTCTTAAGAGCAAAAGTGGCCAATCAAgtaattcaaatatcaaaaaGGGTCCCAAAACAATTAACAGGCAGCCATCTTCAGTTTGTGAACCGGGACCCCTGGAGAAGACCAAGGGAATCAGCAATCTCAGCCGCATAAATTCAAGGACGGAGCGGATTGAAGCCTGGCGGTGA
- the LOC100260445 gene encoding N-carbamoylputrescine amidase: MAAVGREVEKREGRMEGNRVVVVSALQFACTDDVPTNLNTAERLVRDAHRKGANIILIQELFEGYYFCQAQREDFFQRAKPYKGHPTILRMQKLAKELGVVIPVSFFEEANNAHYNSIAIVDADGTDLGIYRKSHIPDGPGYQEKFYFNPGDTGFKVFETKFAKIGVAICWDQWFPEAARAMVLQGAEILLYPTAIGSEPQDTGLDSCDHWKRVMQGHAGANLVPLVASNRIGKEIIQTEHGNTEITFYGNSFIAGPTGEIVAAADDKEEAVVVAQFDLDKIKSKRYSWGIFRDRRPDLYKVLLTLDGSKP; encoded by the exons ATGGCGGCTGTGGGTAGAGAAGTAGAGAAGAGGGAAGGGAGAATGGAGGGAAACAGAGTAGTGGTGGTTTCAGCTCTGCAATTCGCCTGCACCGACGACGTCCCCACTAACCTCAATACCGCTGAAAg GTTGGTGAGAGATGCTCACAGGAAGGGTgcaaatattattcttattcaG GAACTATTTGAAGGATATTACTTCTGTCAAGCACAGAGGGAGGATTTCTTTCAGCGAGCTAAGCCTTACAAGGGTCATCCTACAATTCTGAG GATGCAAAAACTTGCAAAAGAGTTGGGAGTAGTGATACCAGTTAGCTTCTTTGAAGAGGCAAACAATGCTCATTACAATTCAATTGCCATAGTTGATGCTGATGGCACTGATCTTGGAATCTACAGAAAGTCCCATATCCCAGATGGACCAG GCTACCAGGAAAAGTTTTACTTCAATCCAGGCGACACTGGCTTTAAG GTTTTTGAAACTAAGTTTGCAAAAATTGGAGTTG CAATATGCTGGGATCAGTGGTTTCCAGAGGCAGCTCGAGCTATGGTTCTTCAAGGTGCAGAGATTCTTTTGTACCCTACTGCTATTGGGTCTGAACCTCAAGATACCGGACTTGATTCTTGTGATCACTGGAAGCGAGTGATGCAAGGGCATGCTGGGGCTAATTTG GTACCTCTAGTAGCTTCAAACCGCATTGGGAAGGAAATAATCCAGACAGAGCATGGAAATACTGAAATCACATTCTATGGAAACTCTTTTATAGCAG GACCCACTGGAGAAATTGTCGCAGCTGCTGATGATAAAGAGGAAGCTGTTGTTGTAGCACAATTTGATCTGGataaaatcaaatccaagaGATATAGTTGGGGGATATTTAGGGATCGACGCCCAGACCTATATAAGGTGCTTCTGACATTAGATGGCAGCAAACCCTGA
- the LOC100255368 gene encoding eukaryotic initiation factor 4A-3 → MAAAATASVVPANRGGRRNGAVDDEKLVFETTEGVEPIMSFDQMGIKDDLLRGIYAYGFEKPSAIQQRAVLPIIQGRDVIAQAQSGTGKTSMIALTVCQMVDTSNREVQALILSPTRELASQTEKVILAIGDFINIQAHACIGGKSVGEDIRKLEYGVHIVSGTPGRVCDMIKRRTLRTRAIKLLVLDESDEMLSRGFKDQIYDVYRYLPPELQVVLISATLPNEILEITNKFMTDPVRILVKRDELTLEGIKQFFVAVEREEWKFDTLCDLYDTLTITQAVIFCNTKRKVDWLTEKMRSNNFTVSSMHGDMPQKERDAIMAEFRSGTTRVLITTDVWARGLDVQQVSLVINYDLPNNRELYIHRIGRSGRFGRKGVAINFVKTDDIKILRDIEQYYSTQIDEMPMNVADLI, encoded by the exons ATGGCAGCAGCCGCAACAGCGTCGGTCGTGCCGGCGAACAGAGGCGGTCGTCGGAACGGCGCCGTCGACGATGAGAAGCTGGTGTTCGAGACCACGGAGGGTGTGGAGCCCATCATGAGCTTCGACCAGATGGGAATCAAGGACGATCTCCTTCGGGGCATCTACGCCTACGGCTTCGAGAAGCCCTCCGCCATTCAGCAGAGAGCGGTCTTGCCCATCATTCAGGGCCGCGACGTCATCGCTCAGGCCCAGTCCGGTACCGGAAAAACCTCCATGATTGCTCTCACCGTTTGCCAGATGGTCGACACTTCCAACCGAGA GGTCCAAGCATTGATCCTATCGCCCACAAGGGAACTTGCATCTCAGACAGAGAAAGTGATTCTGGCCATTGGGGATTTCATAAATATACAAGCCCATGCATGTATTGGAGGCAAAAGTGTAGGTGAAGATATTAGAAAACTAGAATATGGCGTTCACATTGTGTCTGGAACTCCTGGAAGAGTGTGCGACATGATCAAGAGGAGAACATTGCGTACTAGAGCTATTAAACTATTAGTTCTT GATGAATCTGATGAGATGTTGAGCAGAGGTTTCAAGGACCAAATTTATGATGTTTACAGATATCTTCCACCAGAGCTTCAG gTTGTCTTGATTTCTGCTACCCTtccaaatgaaattttggagatAACGAACAAATTTATGACAGATCCTGTAAGGATCCTTGTGAAACGTGATGAGTTGACTCTAGAG GGTATAAAGCAATTTTTTGTTGCCGTAGAAAGAGAAGAGTGGAAGTTTGACACTTTATGTGATCTTTATGATACTCTTACTATCACTCAAGCTGTTATTTTCTGCAACACGAAACGAAAG GTGGATTGGCTAACTGAGAAGATGCGCAGTAATAACTTTACCGTCTCATCAATGCATGGAGACATGCCTCAGAAGGAGAGAGATGCTATAATGGCAGAGTTCCGTTCTGGTACTACCCGTGTGCTGATCACAACAGACGTCTGGGCTCGTGGGCTTGATGTTCAACAG GTTTCCCTGGTGATTAATTATGACCTTCCAAATAATCGAGAGCTTTACATTCATCGTATTGGTCGTTCTGGTCGGTTTGGACGCAAG gGTGTTGCAATCAACTTTGTCAAAACCGATGATATCAAGATTCTAAGAGACATAGAGCAGTACTACAGTACCCAGATTGACGAAATGCCAATGAATGTGGCCGATCTGATTTAA
- the LOC104879735 gene encoding suppressor protein SRP40 has product MAACGSLQHIFEKPLPENPTLMDTLSSWNQIKSMKPPEQPSFTEIFGELHFKENSELLSSSSYLSSPHPPTSSSSSSLSSTSSTSSLIDFNPQLRIEKNENWGEKGEENKGPLNPYVSRHRNSDSFSSMKSESLQLCTEGLGFESCDDVEDVHNEIKDDWENQEERVTRHSPRENAYTEFRRSRTQGGAFPPPISCIGKSGKPWVSFKSYRHDGRFVLKEIRIPNQELLHACREDGRLKLHFVQPDEILEEDEEQDVEDTDNEDEYDDNDEEDNDENGEHEAEISHDEAKGDSCFSPFQGELQIKLGK; this is encoded by the coding sequence ATGGCTGCCTGTGGGAGTCTTCAACACATCTTTGAGAAGCCATTGCCAGAAAATCCAACACTCATGGACACCCTCTCGTCATGGAACCAGATTAAATCCATGAAGCCCCCTGAGCAGCCCTCCTTCACTGAGATATTTGGGGAACTGCATTTCAAAGAGAATTCCGAACTactatcatcatcatcatactTGTCCTCCCCGCATCCACCAACATCATCATCTTCGTCATCATTGTCTTCTACATCATCAACATCCTCATTGATAGATTTCAACCCGCAACTGAGGATTGAAAAGAATGAGAATTGGGGTGAGAAGGGGGAGGAGAACAAGGGGCCATTAAATCCGTATGTGAGTCGTCACAGGAACAGTGATAGCTTTTCATCTATGAAGAGTGAAAGCCTACAGCTATGCACTGAGGGTCTTGGGTTCGAAAGCTGTGATGATGTTGAGGACGTGCACAATGAAATAAAGGATGATTGGGAAAACCAAGAGGAAAGGGTGACAAGGCATTCACCAAGGGAGAATGCATACACAGAATTCAGGAGATCCAGGACACAAGGAGGAGCATTCCCTCCACCCATTTCTTGTATAGGGAAGAGCGGGAAGCCTTGGGTTAGCTTTAAATCCTACCGACATGATGGCAGGTTTGTTCTTAAGGAGATTCGGATCCCCAATCAGGAGCTCCTTCATGCGTGCCGAGAAGATGGGCGTCTGAAGCTGCACTTTGTTCAACCAGATGAAATCctggaagaagatgaagaacaagatGTAGAAGAcacagataatgaagatgaataTGATGATAATGATGAAGAAGACAATGACGAAAATGGCGAACACGAAGCTGAAATCAGCCATGATGAAGCCAAAGGAGATTCCTGCTTTTCTCCCTTCCAAGGGGAACTGCAAATAAAATTAGGGAAATAA
- the LOC100265664 gene encoding uncharacterized protein LOC100265664, producing the protein MGKTVKWSWTSALIGAASATAAAALINAKPKDPAFHLISISLTSFKFNFPVLDAEVILTVHVTNPNIAPIHYSSTAMSIFYDGSHLGSAQIDAGSQAPKSCQVLRLPARLDGLELLTQHAGRFLADIRRREMTLDATVDIEGAAKVLWWDHKFKVHVDSHVVVDPLYLDVIDQENKSDLELRLA; encoded by the coding sequence ATGGGCAAAACCGTAAAATGGAGCTGGACTTCTGCTCTGATCGGGGCGGCGTCGGCTACAGCCGCGGCGGCTCTCATAAATGCGAAGCCGAAGGACCCGGCCTTCCACCTCATCTCAATCAGCCTCACCTCCTTCAAGTTCAACTTCCCAGTCCTCGATGCCGAGGTCATCCTCACCGTACACGTCACCAACCCCAACATCGCGCCCATCCACTACTCCTCGACGGCCATGTCTATCTTCTACGACGGCTCTCACCTCGGCTCCGCCCAGATAGACGCCGGCTCCCAGGCCCCCAAGTCCTGCCAGGTGCTGCGGCTTCCTGCTCGACTCGACGGGCTGGAGCTGCTGACTCAACACGCGGGGCGGTTCCTGGCTGACATTAGGCGGAGAGAGATGACGCTGGATGCCACAGTGGACATCGAGGGTGCAGCGAAGGTGCTATGGTGGGATCACAAGTTCAAGGTACACGTGGACAGTCACGTTGTCGTTGATCCTTTGTACCTTGATGTCATTGATCAGGAAAACAAGTCTGATTTGGAACTTCGCCTTGCATAA